Genomic window (Polaromonas sp. JS666):
TCGCGCTGCCATGCAGCGCAAAAGCTTCTTCCAGCTGGGCCAGGTGGTTGTATTCGAGCACCAGGGTGTGCTGCACTACCTCGGGCGGTACACCGGCGCTGGTTGGGTTGCCGAAGGTGGCCAGGCCGGAGCCGGCTTTCACCAGCAGGGCGTCGGCGTGGCCGTGGTAGCAGCCCTCGAACTTGATGATCTTGCTGCGTCCGGTCGCGCCGCGCGCCAGGCGGATGGCGCTCATGGCTGCTTCGGTACCCGAGCTCACCAGCCGCACCATTTCGAGGGACGGCACCAGGCGCACGAGCTCTTCAGCCAGTTCCACTTCGCGCTCGGTCGGCGCACCATAAGAGAAACCGTCCAGCAGCGCTTTCTGAACGGACGCAAGCACGGCGGGATGCCCGTGCCCCAGAATCATTGGCCCCCACGAGCCGATGTAGTCGATGTAGCGCTGGTCGTCGGCGTCCCAGAAGTAGGCGCCCTGGGCGCGCTGCACAAAGCGCGGCGTACCTCCCACGGCCTTGAACGCCCTGACCGGCGAATTCACCCCGCCGGGGATCAACTTTTTGGCGCGCTCGAACAGCGCGGTGTTGCGGGAGAGCTCGGGGGTGTGGGGCTTAATGTTTTGTGGTTCCATTGGGCGGCAGGTCAAAAGGAGGCTTGGATGTCAGTGCGGCATCGTCGGGCGTGTCGCCCGCTTCGTCTTCGGATTCTTCATCATCGACATCGGCCTGCGCCCAGAACAGGCGGTCAGGCACGATGTTGCCCATGCCGGGGTGAAAACCGGCATCCAGGCTGTGGTCCAGATAGGTCAGGGCTTCGGCGGTGGCCGCCTGCAGATCGTGGCCATTGGCCAGCAGGGCCGAGAGTGCGGCAGACAGCGTTTCGCCGGCGCCGGCAAATACCGCCTCAAAGCGCTCGAATTTTTCACTGTACAAAACGGCTTGCGGAGTCGCCAGCACGTTGTCGATGAACTGGTCGGGCAGGGGAATGCCGGTCACCAGCGTGTAGGGCACGCCCAGGTCGGCCGCAGCCTTGGCAATGTCGCGAGCCGAGGGGTTGCGCTCGCCCGGCCAGTCCGGCAGCAACCAGCGCCACAGGCTGCTGTGGTTGCCGACCAACACTGTCGTCTGCGGCAGCATCAACTCACGAAAGGCATCGAGGTAGCTGTCAATTTCGCTTTCGTCCCACCATGACAGGTTGGGCATGTAAGCGATAAGCGGTACATCGGCATAGTCGGTCGCGATCTCGGCGATGGTGCTGATGTTCTCCGGGCTGCCGACAAAACCGACCTTGATGGCCGACACCGGCATGTCTTCGAGTGCGGATCGCGCCTGGTCGGTGACAGCCTCTTCGTCGAATGAGAAATGGTCAAAAATCTCGGCGGTGTCGCGCACGTACGCGCCGGTGACGACAGCCAGTGGATGAGCCCCCGCCGAGGTGATCGCTGCGATGTCGGCCGTCAGTCCACCTGCTCCGCTCGGATCATTGGCATTGAAGGTCATGACGCATGCCGGAGACGCGTCGCTGTCCTCGGTTTGCAGTTGCCGGCTGTCCAGTGAAGAGGTGTTGGGGTTTGCCATAGGCTGCGATTTTGCCTTGTACGCGAATAAGCAACGCCGCATCGATACAATTGTTGCATTCTATTCGAAGGCAACTTAAGCTGTGACTCAATCAATGACGTGGATGTGTTTGATCTGTGGGTGGATTTATGATGAAGCTGCTGGTGCGCCCGAGCATGGCATTGCCCCGGGAACACCATGGGCCCAAGTGCCCATGAACTGGACTTGCCCGGAATGCGGAGCGCGTAAAGAAGATTTCGAAATGGTTCAGATATAGCCGTTTGGGCACCTGCCTGAACAGTCGCAACCCCGACCTGGTGTGCTAGCGTTCCGGGGTCCGCAAAAACAGGAGCAAAGGCAGTGAGCATTCCCAATTCCG
Coding sequences:
- a CDS encoding bifunctional hydroxymethylpyrimidine kinase/phosphomethylpyrimidine kinase produces the protein MANPNTSSLDSRQLQTEDSDASPACVMTFNANDPSGAGGLTADIAAITSAGAHPLAVVTGAYVRDTAEIFDHFSFDEEAVTDQARSALEDMPVSAIKVGFVGSPENISTIAEIATDYADVPLIAYMPNLSWWDESEIDSYLDAFRELMLPQTTVLVGNHSSLWRWLLPDWPGERNPSARDIAKAAADLGVPYTLVTGIPLPDQFIDNVLATPQAVLYSEKFERFEAVFAGAGETLSAALSALLANGHDLQAATAEALTYLDHSLDAGFHPGMGNIVPDRLFWAQADVDDEESEDEAGDTPDDAALTSKPPFDLPPNGTTKH
- a CDS encoding rubredoxin, with protein sequence MTQSMTWMCLICGWIYDEAAGAPEHGIAPGTPWAQVPMNWTCPECGARKEDFEMVQI